In the Deltaproteobacteria bacterium genome, CCAACGCGTTCTTTCAATCCTGACCAGTGTTTGTAGTGTTTTCCCAGGTGGAGTGTGGACAATGAATGACGATCTTTCCTCAGTCGGGCATCGAAGTCCTTACTGCGTTTTTGGTAAAACTCACATCTGTCGCTATAACCCATAGGATGAGTCTTCCTGAATGAAAGGGTGTGACATTACTTATGCAACATCAGTCAACCGAGACTCACAACGGTTCGCTCTCTGCACGATCACGAAAAACTACTGTCGCTAGCCTGAATGCGCGAACACATAAGTTGACCCCTCGCATTTTGGTCGTCGATGATGACGATTTGGCGCGTCGACAACTGGAACGGCAGTATCGGTTCTCTGAGTACGACGTTGTGGGCGTTGATTCGGCAGAAGCTGCACTCACCCGTCTTGAGAAGGACGACGATATAGACTTGGTCGTGACTGATCTGCGTCTCCCCGGACTCAGTGGTATCGACTTGACCGAGCGGATCGCGAAACGCTCGCCAGATATCCCGATTATTGCCCGTACTGGATATGCTGACGTTGAGACTGCCGTGCAAGTGCTCAAACTCGGGGCTACAGACTACATTGTCAAGCCGGTGACGCCAGATGCGATCCAAGAATCGACGCGTGCCGTTTTAGAAAAGGTCTGGCCATTTATTGAGATTCGTCATCTCCGCCGGACGTTGAAAGACCGTTACGATTTTGGTGGCATGCTGAGTAAGACCCCAGAAATGCATCGGGTCTTTGAAATCATCCATATGGTGTCAACAACCGATGTGACGGTGTTGGTGGAAGGAGAGACCGGAACCGGTAAAGAACTTGTCGCTACCGCCATTCACCATCACAGCACGCGACAAAAGGGCCCCTTTATTACCATTAATTGCGCTGGGGTGCCAGAATCACTCCTTGAGAGTGAATTGTTTGGTTACGAGCGTGGTGCGTTTACCGGTGCCGAACAATCTCGCCCAGGAAAGATCGAACTCGCCCATGGCGGCACGCTCTTTCTCGATGAAATCGAAAGTATGTCGCTGGCGATGCAGGCGAAGCTGCTGTTGGTGTTGCAAGACCGCAAGGTACAACGGTTGGGTAATGGCCAGCGAAAACCCATCGATATGCGCGTAATTGCCGCCAGTAACGTCCCGCTGGAAGACTTGGTAGCGCAGGGCCAGATGCGCAGTGACTTTTATTACCGGATCAAAGTCGTGCCCATCCGCTTATTGCCATTACGGCAACGCCGCGATGATGTGCCGTTGCTCGTCCAAGATTTCCTCCGGCATCACCCTGTGGCTCGACAAAAGCGCATTAATAAAGTGGCTCCGCGAGCGATGCATCAGTTGTTTCATTATGCCTGGCCGGGCAATGTGCGGGAGCTGCAAAACGTGTTGGAGCGAGCGCTTGTCCTGACCAATGGTAACATGATCGAGGAAGTGGACCTGCCGCAGATGGAGATTGCTACCGCTGCAAGCATTCCTGCGACTCCGATTGCTCTACCGTTACGGGAATGGCTCAACGAACAAGAAAAGTACTATCTGACCCGACAGCTGGAACTCTGCAAAGGCAGAATCAGTCGGACCGCAGCACAGTGTGGAGTGGATACCAAGACCCTCTACCGCAAGATGCGCTCCTATGGACTTGATAAGCGCACTTTTCACGACAATGGGGGCGAGGTGGAGACTGCAGAAGAACACGAATCGTAGAAGTTACCCACCTGCAACGGGTGGGAAAATACTGACTGCATCGCCATCCTTCAGTGGCTGAGCAAACTCCCGCGTTTGCTCCCCATTCACGAGCACCATCTGCGCCAGTTCGAGGGGAATGTTGAGCTGGTTGATGATGCTCGTAATCGTCGCACCATCCTCGAGTGTGAGCGTGGCTTTGCCACCAGACGAACCCGGTGGCAAGTTCTTTCGCAGGTTAGCGAAGAGTTTGACGTTGATCTGCATCATTGGCTCTTTCCAATGCCAGGT is a window encoding:
- a CDS encoding sigma-54-dependent Fis family transcriptional regulator, with the translated sequence MTLLMQHQSTETHNGSLSARSRKTTVASLNARTHKLTPRILVVDDDDLARRQLERQYRFSEYDVVGVDSAEAALTRLEKDDDIDLVVTDLRLPGLSGIDLTERIAKRSPDIPIIARTGYADVETAVQVLKLGATDYIVKPVTPDAIQESTRAVLEKVWPFIEIRHLRRTLKDRYDFGGMLSKTPEMHRVFEIIHMVSTTDVTVLVEGETGTGKELVATAIHHHSTRQKGPFITINCAGVPESLLESELFGYERGAFTGAEQSRPGKIELAHGGTLFLDEIESMSLAMQAKLLLVLQDRKVQRLGNGQRKPIDMRVIAASNVPLEDLVAQGQMRSDFYYRIKVVPIRLLPLRQRRDDVPLLVQDFLRHHPVARQKRINKVAPRAMHQLFHYAWPGNVRELQNVLERALVLTNGNMIEEVDLPQMEIATAASIPATPIALPLREWLNEQEKYYLTRQLELCKGRISRTAAQCGVDTKTLYRKMRSYGLDKRTFHDNGGEVETAEEHES
- a CDS encoding MoaD/ThiS family protein, producing the protein MMQINVKLFANLRKNLPPGSSGGKATLTLEDGATITSIINQLNIPLELAQMVLVNGEQTREFAQPLKDGDAVSIFPPVAGG